A genomic segment from Methanobrevibacter oralis encodes:
- a CDS encoding ABC transporter ATP-binding protein codes for MNNFSKTFSYAKEYKNKIYLAIILIFFSVVSELITFILTYDIIINFIDNSITFEHIIIIGFAIIFFLFLKSIFYIKGLDFSHEAAYDTLMGMRIQFAEKMTKLPLGVINQKGTGSYKKNFVDDIEQVELILAHMIPEGLPYVIICILVFAMLFVLDWRLGLLTIASTSIGLVAIFWMIKSGVDKMVYYYESSKNMNSNIVEYIAGMEVIKIFNRTTSSYEKYSSSVEDYKKYTLDWYNESWNYMAIYASVLPCTILFTLPVGTLFYFQGTLALSTLIFALLISISLGSPLLKMVVFFPLIPRLSYQITELEETFAGEELQITDKSLKPENYGIEFENVRFAYDKTEVIKDVSFKVAENSVTALVGESGSGKSTLAKLLVHFWDLKDGKISIGGVNINGISFGDLMDLISYVSQDNFLFNESIMENIRIGKPTASDDEVIAASKLAQCHDFIVKLDQGYDTNVGDDGNKLSGGEKQRITIARAILKDAPIIILDEATTFTDSENEDKIQEAINSLVGKKTLIVIAHRLSSIVESDNIILMDDGKLLMQGTHEDLLENSNKYKLLWEAHVESLNWDINIKEEK; via the coding sequence ATGAATAATTTTTCAAAAACTTTTTCTTATGCAAAGGAATATAAAAATAAAATATATTTGGCAATTATTCTAATTTTTTTTAGTGTAGTTTCCGAGTTAATTACATTTATTTTAACTTATGATATTATTATTAATTTTATAGACAATTCCATAACTTTTGAACATATTATAATTATTGGATTTGCTATTATATTTTTCTTATTTTTAAAATCAATATTTTACATAAAAGGTTTGGATTTTTCTCATGAGGCGGCATATGATACTTTAATGGGTATGAGGATACAATTTGCTGAAAAAATGACTAAATTACCTTTAGGCGTTATTAATCAGAAAGGGACAGGCAGTTATAAAAAAAACTTTGTCGATGATATTGAGCAAGTAGAATTAATTTTAGCGCATATGATCCCGGAAGGTTTGCCTTATGTGATTATTTGTATCTTAGTTTTTGCCATGTTGTTTGTTCTTGATTGGAGATTAGGGCTTTTAACTATTGCTTCAACTTCAATTGGTCTTGTAGCTATTTTTTGGATGATAAAATCTGGCGTTGACAAAATGGTGTATTATTATGAGTCTTCAAAAAATATGAACTCTAACATTGTTGAATATATTGCCGGTATGGAAGTTATAAAGATCTTTAATAGGACTACAAGCTCATATGAAAAATATTCTTCATCGGTTGAAGATTATAAGAAATATACACTTGACTGGTATAATGAGTCTTGGAATTATATGGCCATATATGCATCTGTACTTCCATGTACCATTTTATTTACTTTGCCGGTTGGAACATTATTTTATTTTCAGGGGACATTGGCATTATCAACATTAATATTTGCGTTATTAATATCTATTAGTTTAGGATCTCCATTGCTAAAAATGGTGGTATTTTTCCCATTGATTCCTAGACTTAGTTATCAAATTACCGAACTTGAAGAAACATTTGCTGGAGAAGAGCTTCAGATAACTGATAAATCTTTAAAGCCTGAAAATTATGGCATTGAATTTGAAAATGTTCGTTTTGCATATGATAAAACAGAAGTTATAAAAGATGTTTCATTTAAAGTAGCTGAAAATTCAGTAACTGCATTAGTAGGAGAATCTGGAAGTGGTAAAAGCACACTTGCTAAACTTTTGGTTCATTTTTGGGATTTAAAAGATGGTAAAATTTCTATTGGTGGAGTTAATATAAACGGTATTTCATTTGGGGACTTGATGGATTTAATTAGTTATGTTTCTCAAGATAATTTTCTCTTTAATGAATCAATTATGGAGAATATTAGGATTGGAAAACCTACTGCAAGTGATGATGAAGTTATAGCTGCCTCAAAGCTTGCCCAATGTCATGATTTTATAGTAAAACTAGATCAAGGATACGATACTAATGTAGGGGATGATGGAAATAAACTTTCCGGTGGAGAAAAACAAAGAATAACAATTGCAAGAGCAATACTAAAAGATGCCCCTATTATAATTCTTGATGAAGCAACAACATTCACGGATTCAGAAAATGAAGATAAAATCCAAGAAGCAATTAATTCGTTAGTTGGCAAAAAAACATTAATTGTAATTGCTCATAGGCTTTCAAGCATTGTTGAATCTGATAATATAATTTTAATGGACGATGGTAAATTGTTAATGCAAGGAACTCATGAAGATTTGCTTGAAAATTCTAATAAATATAAATTACTTTGGGAAGCTCATGTGGAATCTTTAAATTGGGATATAAATATTAAGGAGGAAAAATAA
- a CDS encoding ABC transporter ATP-binding protein — protein MLEFNMIKIIRELLNIAGDYSKNLKIAFVLSFFEELFAIIPIMLILYVLDKIISNTLSTDAIWTVAIVIVMSVILRTITRRLTDKFQANIGFKIFADERMKLGNKLKRLPMGYFSENNIGNITAIATSDMSFIEENSMMQISNIVTAFFNTAIGVIFLAILDYRIGIISFIIVILALFALNNHERIMEFHSGIKLEVQSQLINSVIEYVKGISVIKSFNMVGKRAKKLNEEFLKTRNAAIDFEKKAIFPSFIFDSVFSVGIGVTILFASFFALNKTMDLIFMLMVVIFVFQFYIPLKSLAGLSPQIYIMKKALDRYKSVSNLKLLDENGKDIALEHFGIEFDNVSFAYEDKEILHNVSFKVPEHSMTALVGKSGSGKTTVANLIARFWDIDSGQIKVGDVDIKDLTSDSLLKNMSMVFQKVYLFNDTILNNIKFGKSDATKEEIIEACKKARCHDFIMELENGYDTVIGEGGSSLSGGEKQRISIARAILKDAPIIILDEATASVDPDNEKHIQKAINELIKNKTLVMIAHKLSTIKNADQILVIDEGKIIQEGTHLDLINEDGLYDEFWQRRIKAKSWKINKSNSSI, from the coding sequence ATGTTGGAATTCAACATGATTAAAATTATTAGAGAACTTCTAAATATTGCAGGAGATTATTCAAAAAATTTGAAAATAGCTTTCGTTTTATCTTTTTTTGAAGAGCTTTTTGCAATTATTCCAATCATGCTTATATTATATGTTTTAGACAAAATAATTTCAAACACACTATCAACAGATGCAATTTGGACCGTAGCTATTGTAATTGTTATGAGTGTGATTCTAAGGACAATAACAAGGCGTTTAACAGATAAATTTCAGGCTAATATCGGGTTTAAAATATTTGCTGATGAACGTATGAAATTAGGCAACAAATTAAAAAGACTTCCAATGGGATACTTTTCTGAAAATAATATAGGGAATATTACGGCTATAGCTACTTCTGATATGAGTTTCATAGAAGAGAATTCTATGATGCAAATATCAAATATAGTTACAGCATTTTTCAATACAGCTATTGGAGTGATTTTTTTAGCAATATTGGACTATAGGATTGGGATTATATCTTTTATAATAGTGATTTTAGCATTGTTTGCATTAAACAATCATGAACGTATAATGGAATTCCATTCAGGTATTAAATTAGAGGTTCAATCCCAACTTATTAATTCAGTTATAGAATATGTCAAAGGAATTTCCGTTATTAAATCTTTTAATATGGTTGGTAAAAGGGCTAAAAAACTAAATGAGGAGTTTTTAAAAACAAGAAATGCTGCTATTGATTTTGAGAAAAAAGCTATTTTTCCAAGCTTCATCTTTGATAGTGTTTTTTCTGTTGGAATTGGTGTAACCATATTATTTGCATCGTTCTTTGCACTTAATAAAACAATGGACTTGATTTTCATGTTGATGGTGGTTATTTTTGTATTCCAATTTTATATTCCTCTAAAATCATTAGCTGGATTAAGTCCTCAAATATATATTATGAAAAAAGCATTAGATAGGTATAAATCTGTTTCTAATCTTAAGCTACTTGATGAAAACGGAAAGGACATTGCTCTTGAACACTTTGGCATTGAGTTTGATAATGTTAGTTTTGCATATGAAGATAAAGAAATCCTACATAATGTTAGTTTTAAAGTTCCAGAACACAGTATGACTGCACTTGTAGGTAAATCTGGTAGTGGTAAAACAACAGTAGCTAATCTTATTGCAAGGTTTTGGGATATTGATTCTGGTCAGATTAAAGTGGGTGATGTTGATATTAAAGACTTGACTTCGGATAGTCTTCTTAAGAACATGTCTATGGTTTTTCAAAAGGTTTACTTATTTAATGACACTATTTTAAATAATATAAAATTTGGAAAAAGCGATGCAACTAAAGAAGAAATAATTGAGGCCTGTAAAAAGGCAAGGTGTCATGACTTTATAATGGAATTAGAAAATGGTTATGATACAGTAATTGGTGAAGGTGGTTCGTCATTGTCTGGTGGGGAAAAACAGAGGATTTCTATTGCAAGAGCAATCTTAAAAGATGCTCCAATCATAATTCTTGATGAAGCAACAGCTAGTGTCGATCCAGATAATGAAAAACATATTCAAAAGGCTATTAATGAGCTTATAAAAAATAAAACACTTGTAATGATCGCACATAAATTATCTACAATTAAAAATGCTGATCAGATATTGGTAATTGATGAAGGTAAAATAATACAGGAAGGAACTCATTTAGATTTAATTAACGAAGATGGCTTATATGATGAATTTTGGCAAAGAAGGATTAAAGCTAAAAGCTGGAAGATTAATAAGTCTAATAGTTCAATATGA
- a CDS encoding ABC transporter ATP-binding protein: MIKINDLGFQYEKNDYKSLNNVNFEISEGEVILVLGPSGSGKSTLALTINGLIPNIVLGKMDGNVEICGKNTHETPVHELTQKAGIVFQDPEAQFVSLSVEDEIVFALENLCFSHEEMEKRLVEALKKVNMLNYRHRDVYSLSGGEKQKILLASLIAMHPSVLIFDEPTANLDPFGTLDFFEKLKDLKKLDNNTIILIEHKLDDLMEIIDRVLVINKKGTKIAEGTPREVFTNYSEIIIKEGIWMPQTAILYYELEKNGITLDKVPLTISEAINSIKNLKNFPINKKSINSDKTSNELLINNQSVLKIDNLSFSYDKYKVLNSISLNIDSGDFLAIVGTNGAGKTTLAKHMVNIIEPPKNKVFIDNNDISKISSKKLSKKIGYVFQNPEHQFIKDTIEEQLSFGLKLRGFSDNQIDDWLNKTLKQFDIENYRNKSPYMLSHGQKRLLSVATMLTLGQDILILDEPTFGQDFKSSTNLLNFLKSLNEEGKTIIMITHDMSLVEKYANKVVVMNKGKIIFEGITKDFFKHDEILKEAALTLPPLLKLSKSLAEYDENLRGISSPEEFSYYFNQVE; the protein is encoded by the coding sequence TTGATTAAAATTAATGATCTTGGATTTCAATATGAAAAAAATGATTATAAATCATTAAATAATGTAAATTTTGAGATTTCAGAAGGCGAAGTGATTTTAGTTTTAGGTCCTTCAGGTTCAGGTAAAAGTACACTTGCATTAACAATTAACGGACTTATACCTAATATTGTTTTAGGAAAAATGGATGGAAATGTTGAAATTTGTGGTAAAAATACTCATGAAACTCCTGTTCATGAATTAACTCAAAAAGCAGGAATTGTTTTTCAAGACCCTGAAGCTCAATTTGTTAGCTTAAGTGTAGAAGACGAAATTGTTTTTGCATTAGAAAATCTTTGTTTTTCTCATGAAGAGATGGAAAAACGTTTAGTCGAAGCATTAAAAAAGGTTAACATGTTAAATTATCGTCATAGGGATGTTTATAGTCTTTCAGGTGGTGAAAAACAAAAAATTCTTCTGGCTTCTTTAATTGCAATGCATCCTTCTGTTTTAATTTTTGATGAACCAACAGCTAATTTAGATCCTTTTGGCACTTTAGATTTTTTTGAAAAATTAAAAGACCTTAAAAAATTAGATAACAATACAATAATTCTAATTGAACACAAACTTGATGATTTAATGGAAATTATTGACAGAGTTTTAGTTATAAATAAAAAAGGAACTAAAATAGCTGAAGGAACACCAAGAGAGGTTTTTACTAACTATTCAGAGATTATTATTAAAGAAGGTATATGGATGCCTCAAACTGCTATACTTTATTATGAATTAGAAAAAAATGGTATAACTCTTGATAAAGTTCCACTAACCATTTCTGAGGCTATTAACTCTATAAAAAATCTTAAAAATTTTCCAATTAATAAAAAATCAATTAATTCAGATAAAACTTCCAATGAATTATTAATTAATAATCAGTCAGTGCTAAAAATAGATAATTTATCATTTTCATACGATAAATATAAAGTATTAAACTCTATTAGTTTAAATATTGATTCAGGCGATTTTTTAGCTATTGTAGGAACTAATGGTGCAGGTAAAACAACATTAGCGAAACATATGGTTAATATTATTGAACCTCCTAAGAATAAGGTTTTTATTGATAATAATGATATTTCTAAAATTTCTTCAAAAAAATTAAGTAAAAAAATCGGATATGTTTTTCAAAATCCAGAACATCAGTTTATTAAAGACACTATTGAAGAACAATTAAGTTTTGGATTAAAACTTAGGGGGTTTTCAGATAATCAAATTGATGACTGGTTAAATAAAACTTTAAAACAATTTGATATTGAAAATTATCGAAATAAAAGCCCTTATATGTTAAGCCATGGTCAAAAACGATTGTTAAGCGTTGCAACAATGTTAACTTTGGGACAAGATATTTTAATATTAGATGAACCTACTTTTGGTCAGGATTTTAAAAGTTCCACTAATTTATTAAACTTTTTAAAATCTTTAAATGAAGAGGGTAAAACAATAATCATGATTACTCATGATATGAGTTTAGTTGAAAAATATGCTAATAAAGTCGTTGTAATGAATAAGGGGAAAATAATTTTTGAAGGAATAACAAAAGATTTTTTCAAGCATGATGAAATACTTAAAGAAGCAGCATTGACTTTACCCCCTCTTTTAAAATTGTCAAAGTCTTTAGCAGAATATGATGAGAATTTAAGAGGTATTTCTTCTCCTGAAGAATTTTCTTATTATTTTAATCAAGTGGAGTGA
- a CDS encoding energy-coupling factor transporter transmembrane component T family protein, which yields MINLKIFFYDNDSFLNRLNPLSKVVTSLPFIFLICLINEIWIPLAFIVFTAFIVLVLGRIPLIRFLKILAPISIFFISIFILFLLASRSDLTVGSPILFSIGEFHFYEYSVRLGLIYAIRIFALLILILPFSLTTEPSTFIRSLIQNLNIPYKFSYGVMVAFRFIPMIETEFNVVRSAHKVMGFSDDKGIFSYFNKIKRYSIPLIVNSIRLGGRTALSMDSRAFGAFENRTYFKTLTFNRNDWIYIFAYWIIGLLIFIVAYKFGLMGKIGFYIGEFR from the coding sequence GTGATTAATTTGAAGATTTTTTTCTATGATAATGACTCATTTTTAAATAGATTAAATCCTCTATCTAAGGTGGTCACTTCTCTACCATTTATTTTTTTAATTTGTCTTATTAATGAAATTTGGATACCTTTGGCGTTCATTGTATTTACTGCTTTCATTGTTTTAGTTTTAGGTAGAATACCTTTAATAAGATTTTTAAAGATTTTGGCTCCTATTTCGATTTTTTTTATTTCTATTTTTATTTTGTTTTTATTAGCATCAAGAAGTGATTTAACTGTGGGTTCTCCAATATTATTTTCAATTGGGGAGTTTCATTTTTATGAATATAGTGTTCGTTTAGGATTAATATATGCAATTAGAATTTTTGCTCTATTGATTCTAATATTGCCATTTAGCCTTACAACAGAACCAAGTACTTTTATTCGTTCTTTAATTCAAAATTTAAATATTCCTTATAAATTTAGTTATGGGGTTATGGTTGCTTTTAGATTCATTCCCATGATTGAAACAGAATTTAATGTTGTAAGATCAGCTCATAAAGTAATGGGATTTTCAGATGATAAGGGAATTTTTTCTTATTTTAATAAGATTAAAAGATATTCTATTCCACTCATTGTTAATTCTATCAGACTTGGTGGAAGAACTGCTTTATCTATGGATAGTCGAGCGTTTGGAGCTTTTGAAAATCGTACATATTTCAAAACATTAACTTTCAATAGAAATGATTGGATTTATATATTTGCATATTGGATTATCGGATTATTAATATTTATCGTTGCCTATAAATTTGGATTAATGGGGAAAATTGGCTTTTATATTGGTGAATTTAGATAA